The segment AATAAAGGCCGCACCCAACACAAATCACGACTTTCTATTACTTGAATTATCTCCCCATAAAGACGGGAATAATGATGATCTAAACTGACAATTTGACTCGGATGAAAGTGAGACATCTCAGCGATCTTAAATGGCACTTGAGTGAACTTCGTGTTGTAGCATTTCTCGAAACCGAATTTCATCCCGATGGGGATCAGCACAACTGACTTGAACATTCAGGCGATCGCCTAACGAAACCGCCTTTTCAAAGCGATGGGGCAACTCTAACCCCAATTCTTCTAATAATAGTATTCCTAAATTTTCATCTTCTCGCAACCACCGTAACACAATGCCGTGCCAAATCTCATCCGCATTGCGCCGTAAAAATTCTAACCCCCAATAACGATTGGTTTGCCGTTCCACTAAGGACGCTTCTTGGGCTGATAAGGTAACACCATAGAGGATTTGCTGCATCATATCGAGGGAAAAGGGCAACTTATCCCCCCGTAAATGGGCTTTAAGCTGAAAATGGGTTAATAAATCCGTATAACGCCGAATCGGAGAGGTCACTTGTGTATAAGTATTTAACCCTAAACTAGCGTGACGGTTCGGTATCGTCCCAATTTCACTGCGGGGCATACAGCGACGCAAAGCACAGGCTCGTACAGGACCCGGCGGTAATAACAATAATTCCTCATCGGGGGGTAATTCGGGTTGAGGTTGACCCCGGAAGGGAACGGGTAAGCCATGTTCTTGACAGTATCGTCCAGCCACTTCTCCCGCTAAAATCATCATTTCTGCTACCAATTGGCGCGATCGTGAACTCTCAATTAGTTCGATAACGATCTCGTCTTCCGATTTGACCTTAATCACCGCCTCCGGCATCTTAATATTAATGGCTCCTTGGGATTGTCGCCACAGATGGCGTTTTTTAGCAGCTTCAGCCAAAATCCTAATCTCTGGTTCATTTTTAATGCCCCATTGCAGCATTTCATCCACATCGTAGTAAGTGAGGCGGTAGGTGGGTTTAATAAGACTGGCATGGATAGAATAGTCCAACACTGCCCCCTCATTGTCGAGGGTCACAGCAAAACTGAGGGAAGGACAGATTTTCCCTTGAATTAAACTCATTGGACCGGTGGCTAATTCCACGGGAAACATGGAAATCATCCCGGTGGGTAAATAGAGGGTGGTCGTCCGTCTTCTGGCTTCTAGGTCTAATTCGTCTCCTGGTGAAACTAACCGAGTGGGGTCAGCAATATGAATCCACAGTTTCACCTGATCGTCGCTTAGAAACTCGACGCTTAACCCGTCGTCAATTTCTTCGGTACTTTCATCATCGATGGTATAGACCTTAAGATGGGTTAAATCCAGGCGATCTTCGTCTTGATCGGGGGGAGGAAGGGTTAAAAAGGATTGGGCCACATCAAGTACCTTTTTGGGAAA is part of the Rippkaea orientalis PCC 8801 genome and harbors:
- a CDS encoding ribonuclease catalytic domain-containing protein yields the protein MEKGKLIEIRVQGERRLAVVDRPEGKKDWMVIDAGGQSHKIRPQRVEYEVEGGPYSPQEIPQFLRDVEPYLDPSSLEVAWELLVEDAEGVTPAGLSQLLFSAKTPPQCYAAHSLLSEDKIYFKKKGDRYEPRPSSQVEEIKHQLDVEQHRQQEKAQFFTKIRQAIAQELVNWTDSDRNRLESLERLILQPEQTHRNAQELLSEIGRSQTPEAAFELLVELGWWSRHENLFLRRSSYPMQFPKKVLDVAQSFLTLPPPDQDEDRLDLTHLKVYTIDDESTEEIDDGLSVEFLSDDQVKLWIHIADPTRLVSPGDELDLEARRRTTTLYLPTGMISMFPVELATGPMSLIQGKICPSLSFAVTLDNEGAVLDYSIHASLIKPTYRLTYYDVDEMLQWGIKNEPEIRILAEAAKKRHLWRQSQGAINIKMPEAVIKVKSEDEIVIELIESSRSRQLVAEMMILAGEVAGRYCQEHGLPVPFRGQPQPELPPDEELLLLPPGPVRACALRRCMPRSEIGTIPNRHASLGLNTYTQVTSPIRRYTDLLTHFQLKAHLRGDKLPFSLDMMQQILYGVTLSAQEASLVERQTNRYWGLEFLRRNADEIWHGIVLRWLREDENLGILLLEELGLELPHRFEKAVSLGDRLNVQVSCADPHRDEIRFREMLQHEVHSSAI